A window of Brachybacterium fresconis contains these coding sequences:
- a CDS encoding WXG100 family type VII secretion target: protein MNGFHGMAPDAVRSYAGRLHAASGALEDRRGRLDAAVRTVSWAGPDAEDFRGRWREQATDSLTALCDQLDRLGDQALTEADEQDATSAPDGGSSGTDGGGTGTDGGGAMIPPAPAADIAHGYRQDDAPWMPDWLEAPLEEGLSGVAGVTSVAIGWGVDTGIDLVEDGLGSIGVRTDGIAQFQRDADHVGTILEDWATGERVPTYAELGAAALVTTGSAGVGVYEAVTGEDTPFLDDRPGGIVTDVVTDDGRARSPRDLQDLVADNDALRMDSPGQAPLEAGQIGIQEVRGASGGRPSYIVQVPPTEGAGATDVPGAYGEQGNSRDWGSNLRLVAGQHPAAMDDVQAAMAAADVPPGADVLIVGHSQGGIVANQLAADPSFNSTSGDPGTYNVTHTFSVGSPVQTVVPAQGTTRSVNVSHEAGTGLEGFSGDLIAETDLGGAQPGGTHLGAPNRHEVTLDPYPVTGIDPVPVLVANHDSMGSGHDPAGGYSGSLARSTASDPTLSALQDDLAGVYLGDGTYVARSQVVTVGRGEP, encoded by the coding sequence ATGAACGGCTTCCACGGGATGGCCCCCGACGCGGTGCGCTCGTACGCCGGGCGCCTGCACGCCGCCTCCGGCGCCCTCGAGGATCGACGCGGACGTCTCGACGCCGCGGTGCGAACGGTCTCCTGGGCGGGCCCGGACGCCGAGGACTTCCGCGGACGGTGGCGCGAGCAGGCCACCGACTCCCTGACCGCTCTGTGCGATCAGCTGGACCGCCTCGGCGATCAGGCGCTCACCGAGGCGGACGAGCAGGACGCGACCTCCGCACCGGACGGCGGGAGTTCGGGGACGGACGGCGGCGGGACGGGGACGGACGGCGGCGGGGCCATGATCCCGCCCGCTCCTGCGGCGGACATCGCACACGGCTACCGCCAGGACGATGCGCCGTGGATGCCCGACTGGCTCGAGGCTCCGCTGGAGGAGGGACTGTCCGGCGTGGCCGGGGTGACGTCCGTCGCGATCGGCTGGGGCGTCGACACCGGCATCGACCTGGTCGAGGACGGGCTGGGGTCCATCGGAGTGAGGACCGACGGCATCGCGCAGTTCCAGCGCGACGCCGACCATGTCGGCACGATCCTCGAGGACTGGGCCACCGGCGAGCGGGTCCCGACCTACGCCGAGCTCGGAGCCGCCGCCCTGGTGACCACGGGATCCGCCGGAGTGGGCGTGTACGAGGCCGTCACGGGCGAGGACACCCCCTTCCTCGACGACCGCCCCGGCGGCATCGTGACGGACGTGGTCACGGACGACGGACGTGCACGGTCGCCCCGGGATCTGCAGGACCTGGTGGCCGACAACGATGCGCTGCGGATGGACAGCCCGGGGCAGGCCCCGCTGGAGGCGGGCCAGATCGGAATCCAGGAGGTCCGCGGTGCCTCCGGCGGCCGGCCCTCCTACATCGTGCAGGTCCCGCCGACGGAAGGGGCGGGGGCGACCGACGTCCCCGGGGCATACGGCGAGCAGGGCAACTCCCGTGATTGGGGCTCGAACCTGCGCCTGGTCGCCGGCCAGCATCCCGCGGCGATGGACGACGTGCAGGCAGCGATGGCGGCGGCGGACGTCCCACCCGGCGCCGATGTCCTGATCGTCGGACACAGCCAGGGAGGGATCGTGGCGAACCAGCTCGCAGCGGACCCGAGCTTCAACAGCACCTCCGGGGACCCCGGCACCTACAACGTCACGCACACCTTCTCGGTCGGCTCGCCGGTGCAGACCGTCGTCCCGGCTCAAGGCACCACCCGATCGGTGAACGTGAGTCACGAGGCCGGGACCGGTCTCGAGGGCTTCAGCGGAGACCTGATCGCCGAGACGGATCTCGGCGGGGCCCAACCCGGCGGGACGCACCTCGGCGCCCCCAACCGCCACGAAGTGACTCTGGATCCCTACCCGGTCACCGGCATCGATCCCGTGCCGGTGCTGGTCGCGAACCACGACTCCATGGGATCGGGTCACGATCCCGCAGGGGGCTATTCGGGATCCCTCGCCCGGAGCACGGCGAGCGATCCCACCCTGTCCGCGCTCCAGGACGATCTCGCAGGGGTTTATCTGGGCGACGGCACCTACGTCGCGCGGTCCCAGGTCGTCACCGTGGGGCGCGGCGAGCCCTGA
- a CDS encoding ABC transporter ATP-binding protein — protein MTAPEPDASIDASDPRGGPPSAAPIGPAVELSSLRRDYVVRSRVAGSRRRRRQIVRAVDDVSLTIARGESVGFVGANGAGKSTTIKMMTGILRPTSGDLRVLGRDPVPQRRHLAREIGVVFGQRSQLWWDLPLRESYTILAAMHRLTDRRREARLDRLVEGLDLGGFLGRPVRQLSLGQRMRGEVAAALLHSPDLVVLDEPTIGLDMVSKEGLRRFLRTDRDERGTTLFLTTHDMGDVERLCERIVVVNAGTVAYDGALDSFRAHLGAPRELVVDLAEPVAALALPGSAETAAVEAEGIRHRIRFSGAELTVPALLSAIGAQTTVRDLALTEPAVEDLVREIYARGGIG, from the coding sequence ATGACCGCCCCCGAACCCGATGCCTCGATCGACGCCTCCGATCCCCGCGGCGGTCCCCCGTCCGCAGCGCCCATCGGGCCGGCCGTCGAGCTGAGCTCGCTGCGCCGCGACTACGTGGTGCGCTCGCGGGTGGCGGGCTCGCGCCGACGCCGCCGCCAGATCGTGCGCGCGGTCGACGACGTCTCGCTGACCATCGCCCGGGGCGAGTCCGTCGGCTTCGTCGGCGCGAACGGAGCCGGGAAGTCCACCACCATCAAGATGATGACGGGCATCCTGCGGCCGACGTCCGGGGACCTGCGCGTGCTCGGCCGCGATCCGGTGCCCCAGCGGCGGCACCTCGCCCGCGAGATCGGCGTCGTGTTCGGCCAGCGCTCCCAGCTGTGGTGGGACCTGCCGCTGCGGGAGAGCTACACGATCCTCGCCGCGATGCACCGGCTCACCGACCGCCGGCGCGAGGCGCGGCTGGATCGTCTGGTCGAGGGGCTGGACCTCGGCGGCTTCCTGGGCCGCCCGGTGCGCCAGCTCTCGCTCGGCCAGCGAATGCGCGGCGAGGTGGCGGCCGCGCTCCTGCACTCCCCCGACCTGGTGGTGCTCGACGAGCCGACGATCGGGCTGGACATGGTCTCCAAGGAGGGGCTGCGGCGCTTCCTGCGCACCGACCGCGACGAGCGCGGCACCACCCTGTTCCTGACCACGCACGACATGGGCGACGTGGAGCGGCTGTGCGAACGGATCGTGGTCGTCAATGCGGGCACGGTCGCCTACGACGGAGCACTGGACTCCTTCCGTGCGCATCTGGGCGCACCCCGGGAACTGGTCGTCGACCTCGCCGAGCCGGTCGCCGCCCTCGCCCTGCCGGGCTCCGCCGAGACGGCGGCGGTGGAGGCCGAGGGGATCCGCCACCGCATCCGCTTCTCGGGGGCGGAGCTGACGGTGCCCGCGCTGCTGTCGGCGATCGGCGCCCAGACCACGGTGCGGGACCTCGCGCTGACCGAACCCGCCGTCGAGGACCTGGTGCGGGAGATCTACGCCCGCGGCGGGATCGGCTGA
- a CDS encoding ABC transporter permease produces the protein MADPRPRPARTTRPPRRRDPDRPVSTARMVATLYGSRIRSQATFRASFLADLAGQVLIVGTEFLELWVILSQVSTLGGMTLPQVAVVYGLGALAFGIADMLFGEIDGLSSAIRSGKLESLLIRPVPVLLQISSLDLSLRRIGRIVVGLAMFVTALGIAGFQPTVATVALAILAPPAGALILGALFTLAGALQFWLVDGREFANAFTYGGNYVATTPGAVFALPLRAFFTFVVPATLIAYAPTLALLDLPGPLLVPAWAGWAGLPAALLTWIVAGTAWRAGVRRYTGAGG, from the coding sequence GTGGCTGACCCGAGGCCCCGTCCCGCCCGCACGACGCGCCCACCGCGCCGCCGCGACCCGGATCGTCCGGTCTCGACGGCCCGCATGGTGGCGACCCTGTACGGCTCGCGGATCCGCTCCCAGGCGACTTTCCGCGCCAGCTTCCTGGCCGACCTCGCCGGTCAGGTGCTCATCGTCGGCACCGAGTTCCTCGAGCTGTGGGTGATCCTCTCGCAGGTCAGCACCCTGGGCGGGATGACGCTCCCCCAGGTCGCGGTGGTCTACGGCCTCGGCGCGCTGGCCTTCGGGATCGCCGACATGCTCTTCGGGGAGATCGACGGTCTCTCGAGCGCCATCAGGTCCGGGAAGCTCGAGTCCCTGCTGATCCGACCCGTGCCGGTGCTCCTGCAGATCTCCAGCCTGGACCTGTCGCTGCGCCGCATCGGCCGGATCGTCGTGGGGCTGGCGATGTTCGTGACCGCGCTGGGGATCGCCGGCTTCCAGCCCACCGTCGCCACGGTGGCGCTCGCGATCCTGGCCCCGCCGGCCGGTGCCCTGATCCTCGGTGCGCTGTTCACCCTGGCAGGGGCCCTGCAGTTCTGGCTCGTCGACGGCCGAGAGTTCGCCAACGCCTTCACCTACGGCGGCAACTATGTCGCCACCACCCCGGGCGCGGTGTTCGCCCTGCCGCTGCGCGCCTTCTTCACCTTCGTCGTCCCCGCGACGCTGATCGCCTACGCCCCCACTCTCGCGCTGCTGGACCTGCCCGGTCCCCTGCTGGTCCCCGCGTGGGCCGGCTGGGCCGGGCTGCCTGCCGCGCTCCTGACCTGGATCGTCGCCGGCACGGCCTGGCGCGCGGGAGTCCGCCGATACACAGGAGCAGGTGGATGA
- a CDS encoding SDR family oxidoreductase translates to MIDSTAAAPAPRSSAPDAAPLTAVVTGASSGIGRATAARLVADGWRVLAVARREDRLAELAAETGCEVLGVDVTSDESVERLVARTEELFAGSLNAVVHVAGGALGVEPAAEADLAKWQRMYDINVLGAVRVTRALLPALRTSGRGDLLFVTSVAAQEAYPGGSGYNAAKAGEHMLAGALRLELNGEPIRVIEVAPGMVATEEFSLVRLGDRAAADAVYDGVENPLTAEDCADVIAYALGAPHHVNLDLVTVRPLAQAAAHRVARHQGI, encoded by the coding sequence ATGATCGATTCGACCGCCGCTGCGCCCGCCCCACGTTCTTCCGCGCCCGATGCCGCACCGCTGACCGCCGTGGTCACCGGTGCCTCCTCGGGGATCGGCCGCGCGACGGCCGCCCGTCTCGTCGCCGACGGCTGGCGGGTCCTGGCCGTCGCCCGTCGCGAGGACCGTCTGGCCGAGCTGGCGGCCGAGACCGGCTGCGAGGTGCTCGGCGTCGATGTCACCTCCGATGAGTCCGTCGAGCGCCTGGTGGCGCGGACCGAGGAGCTCTTCGCGGGTTCGCTGAACGCCGTCGTGCACGTCGCCGGGGGCGCCCTCGGGGTCGAGCCCGCGGCCGAGGCCGATCTCGCCAAGTGGCAGCGCATGTACGACATCAACGTGCTCGGCGCCGTGCGCGTGACCCGTGCTCTGCTGCCCGCCCTGCGCACGAGCGGACGCGGAGACCTGCTGTTCGTCACGTCCGTCGCCGCGCAGGAGGCCTATCCCGGCGGTTCCGGGTACAACGCCGCGAAGGCCGGGGAGCACATGCTCGCCGGCGCCCTGCGCCTGGAGCTGAACGGCGAACCGATCCGCGTCATCGAGGTCGCTCCCGGCATGGTGGCCACCGAGGAGTTCTCCCTCGTGCGGCTCGGGGACCGGGCGGCGGCCGACGCCGTCTACGACGGGGTCGAGAACCCGCTCACGGCCGAGGACTGCGCCGACGTCATCGCCTATGCCCTGGGCGCTCCGCACCACGTCAACCTCGACCTGGTCACCGTGCGGCCGCTCGCCCAGGCCGCCGCGCACCGCGTGGCCCGACACCAGGGGATCTGA
- a CDS encoding dicarboxylate/amino acid:cation symporter, translating to MNTAARTVAADRTDEGPEADPAQDAPGAQGRQVGPDAPGGPGAPEGSEAAARRRSRFGLLPRIVLAIALGILLGLVLPESIARVFTTFNGLFSGFLGFLIPLIIVGLVTPAIGELGHGAGKMLAATAGIAYLSTTLCGVFALALSLLLLPRMLQGQSISSLENPEDSAIAPYVELDIPPVFDVMTALILAFCLGIGLTLVRRGALQESFEQLRTIVVRIIEAIIIPLLPLYIFGMFLGLTLNGQIWTVIGTFLTVILLVLAMTVVVLLAQYAVAGWAMGRNPLRMLWTMLPAYATALGTSSSAATIPVTTECTKRNGVPDAIADFVVPLCATIHLAGSTLKITTFAVAIMIVTGMPLTIGPLIGFVLMLGVVMIAAPGVPGGAIMAAAGVLSSILGFGEAEVGLMIAAYIAIDSFGTATNVTGDGAIAALMARLSKGRVSGQPQTPEHPQVQGV from the coding sequence ATGAACACCGCCGCCCGCACCGTGGCCGCCGACAGAACCGACGAGGGGCCCGAGGCGGACCCCGCGCAGGATGCCCCTGGTGCACAGGGTCGCCAGGTGGGTCCCGACGCTCCGGGCGGGCCCGGGGCTCCGGAGGGTTCCGAGGCCGCCGCTCGGCGCCGCTCGCGGTTCGGCCTGCTCCCGCGCATCGTCCTCGCCATCGCACTGGGCATCCTGCTGGGCCTCGTGCTGCCGGAATCGATCGCCCGCGTCTTCACCACCTTCAACGGGCTGTTCTCGGGGTTCCTCGGCTTCCTCATCCCGCTGATCATCGTCGGCCTGGTGACGCCCGCGATCGGCGAGCTGGGCCACGGCGCCGGGAAGATGCTGGCGGCGACCGCGGGCATCGCCTACCTCTCGACGACCCTGTGCGGCGTCTTCGCCCTGGCCCTGTCCCTGCTCCTGCTGCCCCGCATGCTCCAGGGGCAGAGCATCTCCTCGCTGGAGAACCCCGAGGACTCCGCGATCGCCCCCTACGTCGAGCTCGACATCCCGCCTGTGTTCGACGTGATGACGGCGCTCATCCTCGCCTTCTGCCTCGGCATCGGCCTGACCCTGGTGCGCCGGGGCGCGCTGCAGGAATCCTTCGAGCAGCTGCGCACCATCGTCGTGCGCATCATCGAGGCGATCATCATCCCGCTGCTGCCGCTGTACATCTTCGGCATGTTCCTGGGCCTGACCCTGAACGGTCAGATCTGGACCGTGATCGGGACCTTCCTCACCGTGATCCTGCTCGTGCTGGCGATGACCGTGGTGGTGCTGCTGGCGCAGTACGCCGTGGCCGGGTGGGCCATGGGCCGCAACCCTCTGAGGATGCTGTGGACCATGCTCCCGGCCTACGCCACGGCGCTGGGCACCAGCTCCTCGGCCGCGACCATCCCGGTGACCACCGAGTGCACCAAGCGCAACGGCGTCCCGGACGCCATCGCGGACTTCGTCGTGCCGCTGTGCGCGACGATCCACCTGGCCGGCTCGACGCTGAAGATCACCACCTTCGCGGTCGCCATCATGATCGTCACCGGCATGCCGCTGACCATCGGGCCCCTGATCGGCTTCGTCCTCATGCTCGGCGTCGTGATGATCGCCGCTCCCGGCGTCCCGGGCGGCGCGATCATGGCGGCCGCGGGCGTGCTGTCCTCGATCCTCGGCTTCGGCGAGGCGGAGGTCGGGCTGATGATCGCCGCCTACATCGCGATCGACTCCTTCGGCACGGCCACCAACGTCACCGGCGACGGCGCGATCGCGGCGCTGATGGCGCGGCTGTCGAAGGGCCGGGTCTCCGGGCAGCCGCAGACCCCGGAGCATCCTCAGGTCCAGGGGGTCTGA
- a CDS encoding 2Fe-2S iron-sulfur cluster-binding protein, which yields MSLFGEPFTARRLRSGMTVEVAEEQSLLQSLLDAGIDMDYSCEGGVCGACVVPLVSGQVEHLDEFLREDEQAEQITTCVSRGEGEIRIDV from the coding sequence ATGTCGCTGTTCGGAGAGCCTTTCACGGCCCGGCGCCTCAGGTCCGGCATGACGGTCGAGGTCGCCGAGGAGCAATCCCTCCTGCAGTCGCTCCTGGACGCCGGCATCGACATGGACTACTCCTGCGAGGGAGGGGTCTGCGGCGCCTGCGTGGTGCCCCTGGTCTCCGGACAGGTCGAGCACCTGGACGAGTTCCTCCGGGAGGACGAGCAGGCCGAGCAGATAACCACCTGCGTCTCGCGGGGCGAGGGTGAGATCCGGATCGACGTCTGA
- a CDS encoding ABC transporter permease: MPTYWSIASAFRQYSTYRMATAAGVFTNTVFGLIRASILIAAITTAGGELSGYTVAQAATYVWLGQALLAPIEAFGTREVSQRVHQGDVAVDLLRPTAFLGLYYAQKLGRSAFLLLGRGIPPLLVGAVVTGLALPKDPLSYLLGAVSLLLAITVAFLADMMVNLAAFWLLETRGLTVVYNGVMNLLSGFLIPIVWFPDWLLSIARATPFPSMIQTPIDTLSGRIPPLEALPLVLVQGAWLAVLALAAQLMLRSGVRSVEVQGG; this comes from the coding sequence GTGCCCACGTACTGGTCGATCGCCTCGGCCTTCCGCCAGTACTCGACCTATCGGATGGCGACCGCCGCCGGGGTCTTCACCAACACCGTCTTCGGGCTCATCCGTGCCTCGATCCTGATCGCCGCGATCACGACGGCGGGCGGCGAGCTCAGCGGGTACACCGTCGCCCAGGCCGCGACCTACGTGTGGCTCGGGCAGGCCCTGCTCGCGCCGATCGAGGCCTTCGGCACCCGCGAGGTCTCCCAGCGGGTCCACCAGGGCGATGTGGCCGTCGACCTGCTGCGGCCCACCGCGTTCCTCGGCCTGTACTACGCCCAGAAGCTCGGCCGCTCCGCGTTCCTGCTGCTGGGGCGCGGCATCCCTCCCCTGCTGGTGGGCGCCGTGGTGACGGGGCTCGCGCTGCCGAAGGATCCCCTCTCCTACCTGCTGGGGGCCGTCTCGCTCCTGCTGGCGATCACGGTGGCGTTCCTGGCCGACATGATGGTCAACCTCGCGGCCTTCTGGCTGCTGGAGACGCGGGGTCTGACCGTCGTCTACAACGGCGTGATGAACCTGCTCTCGGGTTTCCTGATCCCGATCGTGTGGTTCCCGGACTGGCTGCTGTCCATCGCCCGCGCCACCCCGTTCCCCTCGATGATCCAGACCCCGATCGACACCCTCTCCGGCCGCATCCCGCCCCTCGAGGCACTCCCCCTGGTCCTGGTCCAGGGGGCGTGGCTGGCGGTGCTCGCCCTCGCGGCCCAGCTGATGCTGCGTTCGGGTGTGCGCAGCGTGGAGGTCCAAGGTGGCTGA
- the ileS gene encoding isoleucine--tRNA ligase has protein sequence MVYPVSGDPLVPSPNLPALENAIQEFWRTDDTFRASIAQREGAEEFVFYDGPPFANGLPHYGHLLTGFVKDVVPRFRTMCGNKVDRRFGWDTHGLPAELEAMRELGMTEKSEIEEMGLQAFNNAAQASVLKYTKEWEDYVTRQARWVDFDNDYKTLDVTFMESVLWAFKTLYDKGRAYEGYYVLPYCWKDQTPLSAHELRMDDDVYQERQDQTVTVTFPFCGDRAERLGLDGVNALAWTTTPWTLPTNFSLAVGPELEYSVVPAGPLGAADGAAAGEARYLMATALLGSYATELGYESAEDALAACEERVFLGSELEHMAYRPLWTVYSEDRERWGTQNAWIVTVADYVSTDDGTGVVHQATAYGEADQQVNAEYGIPVIVSVDEGAQFLDYFAGTELDEIAGVQVFDANRPIIRNLQRSGRLLREASYVHSYPHCWRCRNPLIYKAVSSWYVKVADQRRRMLELNEQIDWVPGNVKDGQFGRWLEGARDWAISRNRYWGSPIPVWKSDDANHPRIDVYGSLAELEEAFGTLPRDEHGEVNLHRPYIDELTRPNPDDPTGNSTMRRVEEVFDVWFDSGSMPYAQVHYPFENTDWFESHNPADFIVEYIGQTRGWFYVMHVLSTALFDRPAFTSVICHGIVLGEDGQKMSKSLRNYPDVREMFDKYGADAMRWFLMSSPILRGGNLVVDEPKIRDATRHVVLPLWNVWYFLGLYANAAGDKDEQGRPTGHRGATRYGSTDVMDQYLLARTGDLVRQVREQMTALAIADAAELIQDYLDMLTNWYVRRSRDRFWEGDEQAIDVLSTCLATLCQVTAPLLPMVTEEIFQQLTGERSVHLTDWPDDSLFPRDAALVARMDDVRAIAGVGNSLRKKEQLRARLPLAELTVVHHDPASLEPFAALIADELNVKAVRLLDVASEEAQGMGVEQRLTVNARAAGPRLGKQVQTVIKGSKSGDWSVDEAGTVVSGGIALEAGEYSLDLVAGQSAAMEGRAVGVLRGGDFLALDIRLTPELEAEGTARDVVRAIQSARRGAGLDVSDRIRLTVDGDEQVVEAVAAHRELVAGEVLAVELAVPAAPADGAHSASEKVTAGAVTVSVAAV, from the coding sequence ATGGTCTACCCGGTCAGCGGAGACCCGCTCGTCCCCTCACCGAACCTGCCGGCGCTCGAGAACGCCATCCAGGAGTTCTGGCGCACCGACGACACCTTCCGCGCCTCGATCGCGCAGCGCGAGGGCGCCGAGGAGTTCGTCTTCTACGACGGTCCGCCCTTCGCCAACGGCCTGCCGCACTACGGACACCTGCTGACCGGCTTCGTCAAGGACGTCGTCCCCCGTTTCCGCACCATGTGCGGCAACAAGGTCGACCGCCGCTTCGGCTGGGACACCCACGGCCTGCCCGCCGAGCTCGAGGCGATGCGCGAGCTGGGCATGACGGAGAAGTCCGAGATCGAGGAGATGGGCCTGCAGGCGTTCAACAACGCCGCCCAGGCGTCGGTGCTGAAGTACACCAAGGAGTGGGAGGACTACGTCACCCGCCAGGCCCGCTGGGTCGACTTCGACAACGACTACAAGACCCTCGACGTCACCTTCATGGAGTCGGTGCTGTGGGCCTTCAAGACCCTGTACGACAAGGGCCGCGCCTACGAGGGCTACTACGTGCTGCCCTACTGCTGGAAGGACCAGACGCCGCTGAGCGCACACGAGCTGCGCATGGACGACGACGTCTACCAGGAGCGTCAGGACCAGACCGTCACGGTCACCTTCCCCTTCTGCGGGGACCGGGCCGAGCGGCTCGGCCTGGACGGGGTGAACGCGCTGGCCTGGACGACGACCCCGTGGACCCTGCCGACGAACTTCTCCCTCGCCGTCGGCCCCGAGCTCGAGTACTCGGTGGTCCCGGCCGGCCCGCTCGGGGCGGCCGACGGCGCCGCCGCGGGCGAGGCCCGCTATCTCATGGCGACCGCGCTGCTCGGCTCCTACGCCACGGAGCTCGGCTACGAGAGCGCCGAGGATGCCCTCGCCGCCTGCGAGGAGCGGGTCTTCCTCGGCTCCGAGCTCGAGCACATGGCCTACCGGCCGCTGTGGACCGTGTACTCCGAGGACCGCGAGAGGTGGGGCACGCAGAACGCCTGGATCGTCACCGTCGCGGATTACGTCTCCACCGACGACGGCACCGGCGTGGTCCACCAGGCCACCGCCTACGGTGAGGCCGATCAGCAGGTCAACGCCGAGTACGGCATCCCCGTGATCGTCTCGGTGGACGAAGGCGCCCAGTTCCTGGACTACTTCGCCGGCACCGAGCTCGACGAGATCGCCGGAGTGCAGGTGTTCGACGCGAATCGTCCGATCATCCGCAACCTCCAGCGCTCCGGGCGCCTGCTGCGCGAGGCCAGCTACGTGCACTCCTACCCGCACTGCTGGCGCTGCCGGAATCCCCTGATCTACAAGGCCGTGAGCTCCTGGTACGTCAAGGTCGCCGACCAGCGCCGGCGCATGCTCGAGCTGAACGAGCAGATCGACTGGGTCCCCGGCAACGTCAAGGACGGCCAGTTCGGCCGCTGGCTCGAGGGCGCCCGCGACTGGGCGATCTCCCGCAACCGCTACTGGGGCTCCCCGATCCCGGTGTGGAAGAGCGACGATGCGAACCATCCCCGCATCGATGTGTACGGCTCCCTGGCGGAGCTCGAGGAGGCCTTCGGCACCCTCCCGCGCGACGAGCACGGCGAGGTCAACCTCCACCGGCCCTACATCGACGAGCTCACCCGCCCCAACCCCGACGATCCGACCGGGAACTCCACGATGCGCCGCGTCGAGGAGGTCTTCGACGTCTGGTTCGACTCCGGCTCGATGCCCTACGCCCAGGTGCACTACCCCTTCGAGAACACCGACTGGTTCGAGTCCCACAACCCCGCGGACTTCATCGTGGAGTACATCGGCCAGACCCGGGGCTGGTTCTACGTCATGCATGTGCTCTCCACCGCGCTGTTCGACCGGCCCGCGTTCACCTCCGTGATCTGCCACGGCATCGTGCTCGGCGAGGACGGGCAGAAGATGTCCAAGTCGCTGCGCAACTACCCCGATGTGCGCGAGATGTTCGACAAGTACGGGGCCGACGCGATGCGCTGGTTCCTCATGAGCTCGCCGATCCTGCGCGGCGGCAACCTCGTCGTCGACGAGCCCAAGATCCGCGACGCCACGCGCCATGTGGTGCTGCCGCTGTGGAACGTCTGGTACTTCCTGGGGCTGTACGCCAACGCCGCCGGGGACAAGGACGAGCAGGGGCGGCCGACGGGCCACCGCGGGGCGACCCGCTACGGGTCCACCGACGTCATGGACCAGTACCTGCTGGCTCGCACCGGCGATCTGGTGCGGCAGGTGCGCGAGCAGATGACCGCGCTCGCGATCGCCGATGCCGCCGAGCTGATCCAGGACTACCTGGACATGCTCACCAATTGGTACGTGCGCCGCTCCCGCGACCGGTTCTGGGAGGGCGATGAACAGGCGATCGACGTGCTCTCGACCTGCCTGGCGACCCTGTGCCAGGTGACGGCGCCGCTGCTGCCCATGGTCACCGAGGAGATCTTCCAGCAGCTGACCGGCGAGCGCTCCGTGCACCTGACGGACTGGCCCGACGACTCCCTGTTCCCCCGCGACGCCGCGCTGGTCGCCCGGATGGACGACGTGCGCGCCATCGCGGGCGTCGGCAACTCCCTGCGCAAGAAGGAGCAGCTGCGGGCACGGCTGCCGCTGGCGGAGCTCACCGTGGTCCACCACGACCCCGCCTCCCTGGAACCCTTCGCCGCCCTGATCGCCGACGAGCTCAACGTCAAGGCGGTGCGCCTGCTGGACGTGGCCAGCGAGGAGGCCCAGGGCATGGGCGTCGAGCAGCGCCTGACCGTCAACGCCCGAGCTGCCGGCCCGCGACTGGGCAAGCAGGTGCAGACGGTCATCAAGGGTTCGAAGTCCGGGGACTGGTCGGTGGACGAGGCCGGCACGGTCGTCTCCGGTGGCATCGCCCTCGAGGCCGGCGAGTACTCGCTCGATCTCGTGGCCGGCCAGTCCGCCGCGATGGAGGGCCGGGCCGTGGGCGTGCTGCGCGGCGGCGACTTCCTGGCCCTGGACATCCGCCTGACCCCCGAGCTCGAGGCCGAGGGCACCGCCCGCGACGTGGTGCGCGCCATCCAATCCGCGCGCCGCGGTGCCGGGCTGGACGTCTCGGACCGGATCCGTCTGACCGTGGACGGCGACGAGCAGGTCGTCGAGGCGGTGGCCGCGCACCGCGAGCTGGTGGCCGGGGAGGTGCTGGCCGTCGAGCTGGCCGTGCCCGCCGCCCCCGCCGACGGTGCCCACTCCGCGAGCGAGAAGGTCACCGCCGGGGCCGTGACCGTCTCGGTCGCCGCCGTGTGA